A single window of Pseudomonas benzenivorans DNA harbors:
- the fabB gene encoding beta-ketoacyl-ACP synthase I, producing the protein MRRVVITGLGIVSCLGNDKETVSANLRAGRGGIRFNPEYAEKGLRSQVSGSVDLNLEELIDRKVYRFMGDAAAFAYLSMQQAVADAGLSAEDISNPRVGLVAGSGGASTFNQMEAMDILREKGVKRVGPYRVPRTMGSTVSACLATPFKIKGVNYSISSACATSAHCIGTAMEQIQLGKQDMVFAGGGEEEHWSQSFLFDAMGALSTQYNESPEKASRAYDAKRDGFVIAGGGGMVVVEELEHALKRGAKIYAEIVGYGATSDGYDMVAPSGEGAVRCMQQALATVDTPIDYLNTHGTSTPVGDVAESRAVREVFGDKAPAISSTKSLTGHSLGAAGVQEAIYCMLMMEGNFIAGSANIEELDPEVADLPIQLKTQENAKIDTVMSNSFGFGGTNATLVLKRWTGK; encoded by the coding sequence ATGCGTCGCGTCGTGATTACCGGTCTGGGCATCGTTTCCTGCCTGGGCAATGATAAAGAAACCGTCTCCGCCAACCTGCGTGCAGGCCGCGGCGGTATTCGTTTCAACCCGGAATACGCCGAGAAGGGCCTGCGCAGCCAGGTATCCGGCTCAGTCGACCTGAACCTGGAAGAGCTGATCGACCGCAAGGTCTACCGCTTCATGGGCGACGCCGCCGCCTTCGCCTACCTGTCGATGCAACAGGCCGTCGCTGACGCCGGCCTAAGCGCCGAAGACATCTCCAACCCGCGCGTTGGCCTGGTCGCCGGTTCCGGTGGTGCTTCCACCTTCAACCAGATGGAAGCCATGGACATCCTGCGCGAGAAGGGCGTCAAGCGCGTCGGCCCTTACCGTGTGCCGCGCACCATGGGCAGCACTGTTTCCGCCTGTCTGGCCACGCCCTTCAAGATCAAGGGCGTGAACTACTCGATCTCCTCGGCCTGCGCCACCAGCGCCCACTGCATCGGCACCGCCATGGAGCAGATCCAGCTGGGCAAGCAGGACATGGTCTTCGCCGGCGGCGGCGAGGAAGAGCACTGGAGCCAGAGTTTCCTGTTCGACGCCATGGGCGCCCTCTCCACTCAGTACAACGAGAGCCCGGAGAAAGCCTCGCGTGCCTACGACGCCAAGCGTGACGGTTTCGTCATCGCCGGCGGCGGCGGCATGGTGGTGGTCGAAGAACTGGAGCACGCGCTCAAGCGTGGCGCCAAGATCTATGCGGAAATCGTCGGCTACGGCGCCACCTCGGACGGCTACGACATGGTCGCGCCGAGCGGCGAAGGCGCGGTGCGCTGCATGCAGCAGGCCCTGGCCACCGTCGACACACCGATCGACTACCTGAACACCCACGGCACCTCGACGCCGGTCGGTGACGTCGCGGAAAGCCGCGCCGTGCGTGAAGTGTTCGGCGACAAGGCCCCGGCCATCAGCTCGACCAAGAGCCTGACCGGCCACTCCCTGGGCGCCGCCGGCGTTCAGGAGGCGATCTACTGCATGCTGATGATGGAAGGCAACTTCATCGCCGGCTCGGCCAACATCGAGGAGCTCGACCCCGAGGTCGCCGATCTGCCGATCCAGTTGAAGACCCAGGAAAACGCCAAGATCGACACCGTGATGAGCAACAGCTTCGGCTTTGGCGGCACCAACGCCACCCTGGTGCTCAAGCGCTGGACCGGCAAGTAA
- the fabA gene encoding 3-hydroxyacyl-[acyl-carrier-protein] dehydratase FabA has translation MTKQNAFTREDLLRCSRGELFGPGNAQLPAPNMLMIDRITHISDTGGKYGKGEIVAELDITPDLWFFGCHFEGDPVMPGCLGLDAMWQLVGFFLGWQGNPGRGRALGSGEVKFFGQVLPTAKKVTYNIQIKRTITRSLILAIADGSVSVDGREIYSAEGLRVGLFTSTDSF, from the coding sequence ATGACCAAACAAAACGCCTTCACCCGGGAAGATCTGTTGCGCTGCAGCCGCGGCGAACTGTTCGGCCCAGGTAATGCGCAACTGCCCGCGCCGAACATGCTGATGATCGATCGCATCACCCACATCAGTGATACCGGTGGCAAGTACGGCAAGGGCGAAATCGTCGCCGAGCTCGATATCACCCCGGACCTGTGGTTCTTCGGTTGCCATTTCGAAGGCGACCCGGTGATGCCTGGCTGCCTGGGTCTCGATGCCATGTGGCAGCTGGTTGGCTTCTTTCTCGGCTGGCAGGGCAACCCCGGCCGTGGCCGTGCCCTCGGTTCCGGCGAAGTGAAGTTCTTTGGCCAGGTCCTGCCGACCGCCAAGAAAGTCACCTATAACATCCAGATCAAACGCACCATCACCCGCTCGCTGATCCTGGCCATCGCCGATGGCAGCGTCAGTGTCGATGGCCGCGAGATCTACAGTGCCGAAGGCTTGCGCGTCGGCCTGTTTACCTCTACCGACAGTTTCTAA